Proteins encoded in a region of the Candidatus Providencia siddallii genome:
- a CDS encoding beta-ketoacyl-ACP synthase III, with product MYSKIIGTGSYLPTQVRTNTDLEKMVDTSDEWIVSRTGIRERRIANDNETVSIMGSYAAKNAIKMANIHFNEISLIVVATTSATHAFPSVSCQIQHILQIKNCAAFDVAAACAGFTYAISIADQFIKTGMMENILVIGVDALSKTLDPNDRETIILFGDAAGAIIISRSNKPGIISTHIHADGNHGNLLTLPNRNRHSNEPAYLKMIGNEVFKFAVRELTHVVDETLLKNGVAKEQLDWLIPHQANLRIISAMAKKLNMTMDKVVVTLDRHGNTSAASIPTALDEAVRDGRIKRGKLILLEAFGGGFTWGSALIKF from the coding sequence ATGTACAGTAAAATAATAGGAACAGGAAGTTATTTGCCTACACAAGTAAGAACTAATACAGATTTAGAAAAAATGGTTGATACTTCCGATGAATGGATTGTATCACGCACAGGAATTCGTGAAAGAAGAATAGCTAATGATAATGAAACTGTATCTATAATGGGTTCGTATGCTGCAAAAAATGCAATAAAAATGGCAAATATACATTTTAACGAAATTAGTTTAATAGTAGTTGCTACTACATCTGCAACACATGCATTTCCAAGCGTATCTTGTCAAATTCAACATATATTACAAATTAAAAATTGTGCAGCATTTGATGTAGCTGCTGCTTGTGCAGGTTTTACTTATGCAATTAGTATTGCAGATCAATTTATTAAAACAGGGATGATGGAAAATATATTAGTTATAGGTGTTGATGCATTATCTAAAACATTAGATCCAAACGATCGTGAAACAATTATTTTATTTGGCGACGCTGCTGGTGCTATAATTATTAGCAGATCGAATAAACCTGGAATAATTTCAACACATATACATGCAGATGGTAATCACGGAAATCTTTTAACATTACCGAATCGTAATCGTCATTCGAATGAACCAGCTTATCTAAAAATGATTGGAAACGAAGTATTTAAATTTGCAGTTCGAGAATTAACTCATGTCGTTGATGAAACATTATTAAAAAACGGAGTAGCAAAAGAACAACTTGATTGGTTGATCCCACATCAAGCTAATTTAAGAATAATTTCTGCAATGGCAAAAAAATTAAATATGACAATGGATAAAGTTGTTGTTACACTTGATCGTCATGGAAATACTTCTGCAGCATCAATCCCAACCGCACTTGATGAAGCAGTACGTGATGGACGTATAAAAAGAGGAAAACTTATACTATTAGAAGCATTTGGTGGTGGGTTTACTTGGGGTTCTGCATTAATAAAATTTTAA
- the fabD gene encoding ACP S-malonyltransferase translates to MKEFAMIFPGQGSQSLGMLLELAKENYIVEETFKEASDVLSYDLWKLIQHGTKEELNKTHKTQPALVAASTSIFRIWKKNNFKNPVFMAGHSLGEYSALVCANVIKFKDAIKLVDLRGKLMQSEIPEEIGAMHAIIGLNSNIIKNACKKASQGQIVSISSFNSYDQIVISGEKSAVERASIICKKNGAKRIIKLPISVPSHCELMKPASKKLEKILNKIIFFESKYQIINNVDVKIEKCPNNIRNSLVRQLYNPVRWTETIELIAKQGIKYFIEIGPGNVLSSLTKRIIHDSTAISINNPTSFKNFVLGIN, encoded by the coding sequence ATGAAAGAATTTGCTATGATTTTTCCTGGACAAGGTTCTCAATCATTAGGAATGTTATTAGAATTAGCTAAAGAAAATTATATAGTTGAAGAAACATTTAAAGAAGCATCTGATGTTTTAAGTTATGATCTTTGGAAATTGATACAACATGGGACAAAAGAAGAATTAAATAAAACACATAAAACTCAACCTGCTTTAGTAGCAGCATCTACATCAATTTTTCGTATTTGGAAAAAAAATAATTTTAAAAATCCTGTTTTTATGGCAGGACATAGTTTAGGTGAATATTCTGCATTAGTATGTGCTAATGTTATAAAATTTAAAGATGCAATTAAATTAGTTGATTTACGTGGAAAATTAATGCAATCTGAAATTCCTGAAGAAATTGGAGCTATGCATGCAATTATTGGTTTAAACAGTAATATAATTAAAAATGCATGCAAAAAAGCATCACAAGGTCAAATAGTATCTATTTCAAGCTTTAATTCATATGATCAAATTGTAATTTCTGGAGAAAAGAGCGCAGTAGAACGTGCTTCTATTATATGTAAAAAAAATGGAGCAAAACGAATAATAAAATTGCCAATTAGCGTTCCTTCTCATTGTGAATTAATGAAACCTGCATCAAAAAAATTAGAAAAAATATTAAATAAAATTATTTTTTTTGAATCAAAATATCAAATAATTAATAATGTTGATGTAAAAATAGAAAAATGTCCTAATAATATACGTAATTCATTAGTACGACAATTGTACAATCCAGTTCGTTGGACTGAAACTATAGAATTAATAGCAAAACAAGGAATTAAATATTTCATTGAAATTGGTCCAGGAAATGTTCTAAGTTCTCTTACTAAACGTATTATACATGATTCAACTGCTATATCTATAAATAATCCTACGTCATTTAAAAATTTTGTTTTAGGAATTAATTAA
- the fabG gene encoding 3-oxoacyl-ACP reductase FabG, whose amino-acid sequence MNHNKKIALVTGASRGIGKAIALKLMKLGIIVVGTSTNKIGAETISIFLKEKGKGLILNVTESISIKNTLTKIRETFGEIDILINNAGITHDNLLIRMKEYEWYDVINTNLSSVFHLSKSVLRSMLKKRYGRIISISSVVGIIGNIGQTNYAAAKAGLIGFTKSLSQEVSSRGITVNVVAPGFIETDMTKTLSDLQKSNILSKIPINRLGYTNEIANAVAFLVSDEAAYITGETLHVNGGMYMA is encoded by the coding sequence ATGAACCATAATAAAAAAATTGCATTAGTAACTGGTGCTAGTCGAGGTATTGGTAAAGCAATCGCTTTAAAATTAATGAAACTTGGAATAATTGTTGTTGGAACATCTACAAATAAAATAGGAGCTGAAACAATTTCAATTTTTTTAAAAGAAAAAGGAAAAGGATTAATATTAAACGTAACAGAATCTATATCAATTAAAAATACTTTAACAAAAATACGAGAAACATTTGGTGAAATTGATATTTTAATTAACAATGCAGGTATAACACATGATAATTTGTTAATTCGTATGAAAGAATATGAATGGTATGATGTTATCAATACAAATCTTTCATCAGTTTTTCATTTATCTAAATCTGTGTTGCGTAGTATGTTAAAAAAACGTTATGGACGAATTATTTCAATTTCATCTGTTGTTGGTATTATTGGGAATATAGGACAAACTAATTATGCAGCTGCTAAAGCTGGATTAATTGGTTTTACTAAATCATTAAGTCAAGAAGTAAGTTCTCGTGGAATAACAGTAAATGTTGTCGCTCCTGGTTTTATAGAAACTGATATGACTAAAACATTATCAGATTTACAAAAATCAAACATTTTATCTAAAATTCCTATAAATAGGTTAGGTTATACAAACGAAATTGCTAACGCTGTAGCATTTTTGGTTTCTGATGAAGCTGCTTATATTACTGGTGAAACATTACATGTAAATGGTGGTATGTACATGGCTTAA
- the acpP gene encoding acyl carrier protein — translation MSTIEERVKKIIVEQLGVKEEEVVNTASFVDDLGADSLDTVELVMALEEEFDCEIPDEEAEKITTVQAAIDYIKNTSK, via the coding sequence ATGAGCACTATCGAAGAACGTGTTAAAAAAATCATAGTTGAACAACTTGGTGTAAAAGAAGAAGAAGTTGTTAACACAGCTTCATTTGTTGATGACTTAGGAGCTGATTCTCTTGATACAGTCGAACTTGTTATGGCTCTTGAAGAAGAATTTGATTGCGAAATTCCTGATGAAGAAGCTGAAAAAATTACAACAGTACAAGCTGCAATTGATTATATTAAAAATACTTCTAAATAA
- the pabC gene encoding aminodeoxychorismate lyase — translation MSCWINGHKNNQINITDRSISFGDGCFTTIFCFNQKAIMLKEHIIRLKNDCKCLKISQPNWNKLNKHIKYICKLQNKNKFIIKIIISRGNGTRGYSSKLINNCTTIIMIMPFPKHYKKLQNNGVKLFISSISLSRNKLLSGIKHLNRLEQVLIYQEIDKKGYDEAIVLDTSGIIIECCTSNIFWRIGLKIYTPILSHSGINGIMRQKIIKILSKSYFHLEEIKAFPKILLKSDEVIICNSLMPIFYVNYIKFKSFKITKKYYSKKLFNYLNFYK, via the coding sequence ATGTCATGTTGGATTAATGGTCATAAAAATAACCAAATTAATATTACTGATAGATCAATATCTTTCGGCGATGGATGTTTTACTACAATTTTTTGTTTTAATCAAAAAGCTATCATGTTAAAAGAACATATCATTCGATTAAAAAATGATTGCAAATGTTTAAAAATATCACAACCAAATTGAAATAAATTAAATAAACATATAAAATATATATGTAAATTACAAAATAAAAACAAATTTATAATAAAAATAATTATTAGTCGTGGAAATGGAACTCGTGGATATAGTTCTAAATTAATTAATAATTGCACTACAATTATTATGATTATGCCTTTTCCTAAACATTATAAAAAATTACAAAATAACGGTGTAAAACTTTTTATTAGTAGTATTTCGTTATCTCGAAATAAATTACTATCAGGAATAAAACATTTAAATCGATTAGAACAAGTTTTAATTTATCAAGAAATTGATAAAAAAGGTTATGATGAAGCTATAGTATTAGATACATCTGGGATTATAATAGAATGTTGTACTTCAAATATATTTTGAAGAATAGGTTTAAAAATTTATACACCTATTTTATCACATTCAGGTATAAATGGAATAATGAGACAAAAAATAATAAAAATTTTATCTAAAAGTTATTTTCATTTAGAAGAGATTAAAGCTTTTCCAAAAATATTATTAAAATCTGATGAAGTTATAATTTGTAATTCTTTAATGCCAATATTTTATGTTAATTATATTAAATTTAAATCTTTTAAAATAACTAAAAAATACTATTCTAAAAAATTATTTAATTATTTAAATTTTTATAAATAA
- the mltG gene encoding endolytic transglycosylase MltG, which yields MKFFKKNIFFAITYIFLLIIITIYIYLLVYAKKTIKLSEEKIFIVPPGTNRFSLEKILINEKIIYKKNKFQLLLRLYPYLSKIKAGTYKIKTNMTLEDILLLISNGKEFQFNIRFIEGSCFNDWIKILKKTPYLKHELQKITYSELCSLIDSKKKIKLEGLLYPDTYFYTANTSDIEIIKRAYNRMKLIVNKEWKNRDKLIPYKNNYELLIIASIIEKESKIYNEKLKISSVFINRLKKNMRLQTDPTVIYGLGDKYKGKLYKSNLKYYTQYNTYKIIGLPPTPISMPSIKSIKAAAHPDKTDYLYFVSDGKGGHIFAKNLKEHNLSIRNLNNSIKKLK from the coding sequence ATGAAATTTTTTAAAAAAAATATTTTTTTTGCAATAACATATATATTTTTGTTAATAATAATAACTATATATATTTATTTATTAGTATATGCAAAAAAAACTATAAAACTATCAGAAGAAAAAATTTTTATTGTACCTCCAGGTACAAATAGATTTTCTTTGGAAAAAATATTAATTAATGAAAAAATTATTTATAAAAAAAATAAATTTCAACTGTTATTAAGATTATACCCGTATTTATCTAAAATAAAAGCAGGTACATATAAAATAAAAACCAACATGACATTGGAAGATATTTTACTATTAATATCAAACGGAAAAGAATTTCAATTTAATATCCGTTTTATTGAAGGAAGTTGTTTTAACGATTGGATAAAAATTTTAAAAAAAACACCATATTTAAAACATGAATTACAAAAAATAACATACTCAGAACTTTGTTCTTTAATTGATTCAAAAAAAAAAATAAAATTAGAAGGATTATTATATCCTGATACTTATTTTTATACTGCAAATACATCTGATATAGAAATTATAAAGCGCGCTTATAATCGTATGAAACTAATCGTTAATAAAGAATGGAAAAACCGTGATAAATTAATACCTTATAAAAACAATTATGAATTATTAATAATTGCATCAATAATTGAAAAAGAATCAAAAATATATAATGAAAAATTAAAAATATCTTCTGTTTTTATTAATCGTTTAAAAAAAAATATGCGTTTACAAACCGATCCAACTGTTATTTACGGACTTGGTGATAAATATAAAGGAAAGCTTTATAAAAGTAATTTAAAATATTATACACAATATAATACTTATAAAATTATTGGATTGCCGCCAACCCCGATTTCGATGCCTAGTATTAAATCAATTAAAGCAGCTGCACACCCTGATAAAACAGATTATTTATATTTTGTTTCTGATGGTAAAGGAGGACATATTTTTGCTAAAAATTTAAAAGAACATAATTTATCAATCAGAAATCTCAATAATTCAATTAAAAAATTAAAATAA
- the tmk gene encoding dTMP kinase, whose translation MKNHFIVVEGLEGSGKTTAINTIKKTLNNIGISDIIFTREPGGTRLGEKIRKLIKYNFKNDQITHKSELLILYAARNQLIEKVIKPALMKGKWIISDRHDLSSQAYQIGGRGLNKKLVQLLRYLVLGKFQPSLTLYLDIPPELGLQRIYSRNKIDRIEKEPLSFFIKTREYYLKIISKNKNILLINANQKIEQVQNDINLILNKWLIKNI comes from the coding sequence ATGAAAAATCATTTTATAGTTGTTGAAGGTTTAGAAGGTTCCGGTAAAACAACAGCAATTAATACAATAAAAAAAACTTTAAATAATATAGGTATATCAGATATTATATTCACTCGTGAACCAGGAGGAACACGACTTGGTGAAAAAATAAGAAAATTAATAAAATATAATTTTAAAAATGATCAAATTACTCATAAAAGTGAATTGCTAATATTATATGCAGCAAGAAATCAATTAATTGAAAAAGTAATTAAACCAGCTTTAATGAAAGGTAAATGAATAATAAGTGATCGTCATGACTTATCATCACAAGCCTATCAAATAGGAGGACGTGGGTTAAATAAAAAATTAGTACAATTATTACGTTATTTAGTATTAGGAAAATTTCAACCATCATTAACATTGTATCTCGATATACCTCCAGAATTAGGATTACAACGTATCTATTCTCGTAATAAAATAGATAGAATAGAAAAAGAACCTTTATCTTTTTTTATTAAAACTAGAGAATATTATTTAAAAATTATATCAAAAAATAAAAATATTTTACTTATAAATGCAAATCAAAAAATAGAACAAGTTCAAAACGATATTAATTTAATTTTAAATAAATGGTTAATAAAAAATATTTAA
- a CDS encoding DNA polymerase III subunit delta' C-terminal domain-containing protein produces MINLYPWLNDIYKQLIINYKKNMMHYALLLHSISGNGCELLCNSIINWLFCKNKINEKSCNKCHNCNLILLKNHPDFYTLESESKNTKINIDLTRKIIEKFNNYQHQDNFKILYIPYIEKLNDECINILLKMLENPKKNIFYILKCEKKNKLFKNIRNRCFYFFLKTPNQKNTFYWLKTKLTNINKINAITAIKLSNNAPFAALNLLQSNNWLKRKELCCKLKNIIQQGDLLDLLNILNTNNPIKMINWLLTLLLDAIKLHNRINKFCINYDQKQLLLLLVNKINKSQLIILYKQWQICNYQLLTIPGLNQELIIINQLIKWKKLNYKI; encoded by the coding sequence ATGATAAATTTATATCCATGGTTAAATGATATTTATAAACAATTAATTATAAATTATAAAAAAAATATGATGCATTATGCATTATTATTACATTCAATTTCTGGTAATGGATGTGAATTACTTTGTAATTCAATTATTAATTGGTTATTCTGTAAAAATAAAATTAATGAAAAATCTTGTAATAAATGTCATAATTGTAATTTAATTTTATTAAAAAATCATCCAGATTTTTATACTTTAGAATCTGAAAGTAAAAATACCAAAATTAACATAGATTTAACAAGAAAAATAATAGAAAAATTTAATAATTACCAACACCAAGATAACTTTAAAATTTTATATATTCCATATATAGAAAAATTAAATGATGAATGTATAAATATATTGCTAAAAATGTTAGAAAATCCAAAAAAAAATATTTTTTATATATTAAAATGTGAAAAAAAAAATAAACTATTTAAAAATATACGTAATAGATGTTTTTATTTTTTTTTAAAAACCCCAAATCAAAAAAATACATTTTATTGGCTAAAAACAAAACTAACAAATATAAATAAGATTAATGCAATAACAGCTATAAAACTTAGCAATAACGCACCATTTGCAGCATTAAATTTACTTCAATCAAATAATTGGTTAAAACGAAAAGAATTGTGTTGTAAATTAAAAAATATTATACAACAAGGTGATTTATTAGATTTATTAAATATATTAAATACAAATAATCCTATAAAAATGATAAATTGGTTATTAACTTTATTATTAGATGCCATAAAATTACACAATAGAATTAATAAATTTTGTATAAATTATGATCAAAAACAATTATTGTTATTACTTGTAAATAAAATAAATAAATCACAATTAATTATTTTATATAAACAATGGCAGATTTGTAATTATCAATTACTAACAATTCCTGGATTAAATCAAGAATTAATTATAATAAATCAATTAATAAAATGGAAAAAATTAAATTATAAAATATAA
- a CDS encoding YchF/TatD family DNA exonuclease — protein MFIIDSHCHIDCLNYKKVHIDVNDVVIKAYKHNVKFMLSVSTTLQHFKNMKKLIGKRDDIAFSCGIHPLNLKKKCNFEHLEKLSEKKEVIALGETGLDYYHKYNCDIKLQQEAFRKHIQIAKKLKKPIIVHNRSSTKDVITILREEKIMDCGGILHSFTEDENIAKIFLDLGMYISFSGIITFNNAEHIRKAVKIIPLDKILVETDSPYLTPVPFRGKENQPAYTYNIIKYISELKNIDIEILSEITTNNFNRLFCLKLNNN, from the coding sequence ATGTTTATAATAGATTCACACTGTCATATTGACTGTTTAAATTATAAAAAAGTACATATAGATGTTAATGATGTTGTTATAAAAGCATATAAACATAATGTTAAATTTATGTTATCCGTTTCAACAACATTACAACATTTTAAAAATATGAAAAAATTGATTGGAAAACGAGATGATATAGCATTTTCATGCGGAATTCATCCATTAAATTTAAAAAAAAAATGTAATTTTGAACATCTAGAAAAATTATCAGAAAAAAAAGAAGTAATAGCATTAGGAGAAACAGGACTTGATTATTACCATAAATATAATTGTGATATAAAATTACAACAAGAAGCTTTTCGTAAACATATTCAAATTGCTAAAAAACTAAAAAAACCGATTATTGTTCATAATCGTTCAAGTACTAAAGATGTAATAACTATTTTACGTGAAGAAAAAATTATGGATTGTGGTGGTATATTACACAGTTTTACTGAGGATGAAAATATTGCAAAAATATTTTTAGATTTAGGAATGTATATTTCTTTTTCAGGAATTATTACATTTAATAATGCAGAACATATACGTAAAGCTGTAAAAATAATACCATTAGATAAAATTTTAGTTGAAACAGATTCACCATATTTAACACCAGTTCCTTTTAGAGGAAAAGAAAATCAACCAGCTTATACATATAATATAATTAAATATATAAGTGAATTAAAAAATATTGATATTGAAATCTTATCGGAAATCACAACAAATAATTTTAATCGTTTATTTTGTTTAAAATTAAATAATAATTAA
- a CDS encoding HIT domain-containing protein, with the protein MKIKETIFSKIIKHEIKADIIYQDKLVTAFHNINPKAKYHILIVTNKIIPTVNCVTNSDELMLGRLFTVAAKISKELGISKNGYRLIVNCNADAGQEIFHIHMHLLGGNLLKDI; encoded by the coding sequence ATGAAAATAAAAGAAACAATATTTAGTAAAATAATAAAACATGAAATTAAAGCTGATATAATTTATCAAGATAAATTAGTTACAGCTTTCCATAATATCAACCCGAAAGCCAAATATCATATTTTAATAGTTACTAATAAAATAATTCCAACAGTTAACTGTGTTACTAATAGTGATGAATTAATGCTAGGAAGATTATTTACAGTAGCTGCTAAAATTTCTAAAGAACTTGGAATATCTAAAAATGGATACAGATTGATAGTGAATTGTAATGCAGATGCTGGACAAGAAATTTTTCATATTCATATGCATTTACTTGGTGGTAATTTATTAAAAGATATATAA